A genomic window from Colletotrichum destructivum chromosome 7, complete sequence includes:
- a CDS encoding Putative WD40/YVTN repeat-like-containing domain superfamily, whose amino-acid sequence MHSSETKDADPVLLHETSSSPPKDPSAPSLDLVATTEIAADDPVNLPRPTNFFRQVQWTADGTTLVASTSDNCLSAYVLPADLLSPTGRPRLLTPHGQLQLPEPFYSAALSPYFSLSEPQTQLALLACKDHPLQLYHVFPESRSSPPLCSYKLIRRETEEYICPESLLWSWPGTHFLAGSTNRLDHFDVSRTGSDGPVLTIPTIPSKRHLLKGGGVGMKGMVSTLSSQRPDESGASIVAAGTWSRWMGLYDVTRTNKPVANWSIHGVTKAHFGRDVGGNGIVQTIWSPCGRYLAINERQASGILVYDVRGTGQPLNLLVGRTATTQQRLTCDVFPGSGDYGGFELWAGTEQGNVLVYEDVGAMDGVLDKSWDWAAHTSPVGSAAVHPTGSVVATCSGAWTSYADRELDSEVGSTDDNGQPRLASTCITPDSALKVWTLSSNTTEPVAQDNPEAVQ is encoded by the coding sequence ATGCATTCTTCTGAAACCAAGGATGCAGACCCTGTACTGCTTCACGAAACCAGTAGTTCACCGCCCAAGGACCCTTCTGCCCCCTCGCTGGATCTCGTTGCTACTACCGAGAtagccgccgacgaccctGTCAATCTCCCAAGACCGACCAACTTCTTTCGTCAAGTCCAATGGACTGCTGACGGCACAACCCTCGTCGCTTCTACCTCGGACAACTGCCTGTCGGCATACGTCTTGCCAGCAGACCTCCTCAGCCCAaccggccggccccggcTCTTGACGCCCCATGGTCAGCTGCAGCTCCCGGAACCCTTCTACTCGGCCGCTCTGTCGCCCTATTTTTCACTGTCCGAGCCGCAGACTCAACTCGCTCTGCTCGCCTGCAAAGACCATCCCCTCCAGCTGTATCACGTCTTCCCAGAGTCCCGGTCTTCGCCCCCGCTGTGCTCTTACAAGCTGATTCGCCGCGAGACAGAGGAGTACATCTGCCCCGAGTCTCTCCTGTGGTCTTGGCCCGGCACCCATTTCCTTGCCGGTTCGACAAATCGTCTCGACCACTTCGACGTGTCGAGAACCGGTTCTGATGGCCCTGTCTTGACAATCCCCACAATCCCCTCCAAGCGGCACCTTCTcaagggcggcggtgttggtATGAAGGGAATGGTCTCTACCCTGTCAAGCCAGCGCCCAGATGAGTCCGGCGCTTCCATCGTGGCGGCAGGCACTTGGTCTCGCTGGATGGGTCTCTACGACGTGACGCGCACGAACAAGCCCGTGGCGAATTGGAGCATTCATGGCGTTACCAAGGCTCACTTCGGCCGAGACGTTGGCGGCAACGGCATTGTTCAAACCATCTGGAGTCCATGTGGCCGATATCTGGCCATCAACGAGCGCCAGGCAAGCGGAATCCTTGTCTACGATGTTCGTGGGACGGGCCAGCCTCTGAACCTGCTCGTTGGCAGGACCGCGACCACACAGCAAAGGTTAACGTGTGATGTATTTCCGGGAAGCGGGGACTACGGTGGCTTCGAGCTCTGGGCCGGCACAGAACAGGGAAATGTTCTCGTTTATGAAGACGTTGGCGCCATGGATGGCGTCCTTGACAAGTCATGGGACTGGGCCGCCCACACATCACCCGTTGGAAGCGCTGCTGTTCACCCCaccggctccgtcgtcgccactTGCTCTGGCGCGTGGACCAGCTATGCGGATCGCGAACTGGACAGTGAGGTTGGTTCTACGGACGACAACGGCCAACCGCGCTTGGCTTCGACATGCATCACCCCTGATTCCGCCCTCAAAGTCTGGACATTGTCGTCGAATactacagaacccgtggcTCAGGACAACCCCGAAGCCGTACAATGA